Within the Malassezia vespertilionis chromosome 3, complete sequence genome, the region cctaaccctaaccctaaccctaaccctaaccctaaccctatccctaaccctaaccctaaccctaaccctcCTTTTTTCTTATTTTCTTCTATCTCTTCATTTCTCCTAACCCTTTCGCTTTCTATCTttctctctctctctctctctctctctctctctctctctctctctctctctctctctctctctctctctctctcttTTCTCTTTCTTTCCCTATCCTACCTTCCTTTTTTCCTTCTCTTTATCCTCCTTGTTCCTTTTTCTTATTGCCTTCTCTACTTTCTCTATCTTTTCTCCGAGTCCTTTATTTCTCTTTTTATACTTCTCTCTTCTCTTCTCAACTACCCTTTGCTTTTCTCCCTCCTATTACGCTGCTTCTCCTCCCCGCCTGAATATCCTCCACATTTTCTCCATTTGGGCCTTTATATCCTCTTTAACATGCTCGTCCCTGCGGTCGTTTTTTTTAACCAACAAGCAATTTGCCTGCGTTACCTGTTGATCTCACCATTAAGTAACGAACTCAGCCCTCTTTTTTCTAATACAATTTCTCGCCGTGCTATACCAGTTTCCAAGCTGCTTTGCACCTATTTAGGCCAACCGTATTTGCCTATAACGTATGTTTTCTATCGGGATCCATTTCAACGTTTGAAGCCTTTTCCGCTATAGGTATAATGTCAACCAAAATTCCATTTTTTTTTTAAAAAGATTAGCTCAGTTTATAATAGTAAAACAAATGTGACAATGCTGCCGTAACAAAACAAAGTACCATATGAAGGTACGCACGCTATGCATTAGCATAACACAAATCCAGTCCCTCTTTTACGGGAAAAATAACAGTGGTTGTCCATCAAGGGAACGCTGAAAACGCATCTTCAACAAGCAATGGACGCGTCTCATAAATTTATCGTAAAGTTACTCTTTAAAAAGAGTTGTTAGAGTGCGCTTTAATTATTTCCGACTTGATTGGATTGCCAGTGGCCAGCCCCAACAACGTCTTGGCGACCTCCAAAACGTGGCCACCGAGTTCAAGGTCGTCAATCGGGTTCAAAGCCGGCGTGGCGATCGTCTTAAACGAACACTTACGGTACTTCAAAGGCTTGTCCTGGAAACGGTCCTCCAAAAAGCGGAACACCCTCGAGAAAGTTGCAATGTAGGTTGCAATGTGCTCGAGACCAAGCACCTCGGTCGTAAATTCGATCTGAGCACCTTGGTCACACCAGGTCTGTGCAGCGTCTTTTGTAGCCGCATACGGAATAAACTCATCTGTGACAGCATGGAACATGAAAACAGGGGCTTTCGGCGTAAGTCCGTTAGCACCCATGGTTAAGTCTGCAATCTTCTTATTCACACCAGGAACCTCGGACAGCTGCAGTCCACCCTTGATGTACTTCTTCGATTGGATGTGATCAAATGCAAACGGAGCGGAGGCAAGGATCGCACAATTATGTCTCACGTAGTCAACAGCGGCATGACCCTTCGGCGTGAGGTACTTCTCCGCAACGGGGGCCAATTCAGGGTAGCCAGCAAGCACACcagctgcgccaagcacaaTCAACCCGGCAGTAAACTTCTGGTCGGCTTTCTCTACAACATCCGAGATGTTAGCAGGCGTACCACCAAGGGCCCAGCCGGCAATGTTGAGTTCAGGCGCGTAGCTGCCTTGAAGCTGGGCGGCCCAGCCAACTGCAATAGCACCGCCAGAGTAGCCCACACTACCAATCTTTGTCTTCTTCCTGTCTAAACCAGACTCTTTGAAGTTCAGCGTGGCACGTGCTGCATCCAGAGTCGAATAGCCAGCAATCGGACCAGCACCAAAGGCGCTCATTGGTCCTTCGTAGTCGGCAACAGACACGACCCATCCTTGCTGAAGGTACGTGCCGAGGAACAGCaactcgatgcgctcgataAGACTGCCAGCGTCTGGTAGTAGCTCTTTTCTAAGAGTCTTGCTGGGCCTGCACTTGTAGGCCGAAGCATCCTCAATGGCAGCGTGCATAATGAGACGGTCGTCGCGAGGATACGTCGGAACAATGATAGTAGTGACGGTAGCCATAGGAGTGGATGTGTTTCCAGCATTTGTACGGTAAAGGACCTGCCATGCATTCGCATTGATGTTAATAAAACCGAACATGGCAAGATCGATTTTACGCGAGCGAAGAACCGTACCTGGCTCCTCGTTCTCGTATCCATCCGGTGGGTATTCAAAGTCACCAGGTTTTGGTCCAGGTATTGATGCGAATGCACAACAAATCGCAGCAAAGGCGCTCAGAAGAAGAAACAACTTCATAATGATGTACTTGCTTGGTCAAACGGCAGCGGTTGGCTTTTATATTCTATTTCGACCTGGCTCGCTTGCGTAGTGTTGTTATTCGTATACCTACGTGTATTTATCTGCTCTGGCCCGGGTTCAGGTTTGTAAACCTTGTGTTCTGCTTGATGGTTGGACAACGCGACTACTCCGAGACGATTTGTCATGTGACTGTGTGCCTAGAAGTTGAAATAAGCATTGCATGCCTGCGCCATTGGGCGCACGGGTCCAGCGTATAACACAACTGGGCGCAGTTGCCAAGTGAACTGACATTTCTCCGCGGAGGCTCGCTAAAAATGCGTACTCCGATGCAGCGTATAACTCTAGTCAAAGACTAGCGTGAATGGTAGTGCTAGCGGCGGGCAAATAGCACGCGTGCTTGTCTTAATCAAGTTTCTCTATTACGATCGTTCTTGAGCCTTGAGCCCATGTTTTCGAATATTAACGAGTCGGCTAAACCAACGCTGAATCTTCGGCCCGATCGAAGTGACGCGTGCGTACCGTAGGCAATCGCAGTGTAGTGTATGCGCCCGGGCATCTCACCTGGGCACGTTAGACGAATTAGATACGCCGATTCCTGAAGGCGAAAAATATATATAATTTATCCATACAATTTCTTCATTTACTCAAGCAATGGCGTGATTTTCGTGTTGCAGCGTGCAAGTAAAATTTTCGGATGGTGCCCTGATTGCAACTCACTTTTCGCAGTGATACCCTTTTAACGGATTGTGGTTCTTACGAGGCCAGTCCTAGTGGTGTCCCGCGATGCCAGGCGAACGGAACGGTGGAAGTAGCATCTCTTCCGCCTCGAGTCTTCACAAGGCGGACGCTGGACAGAAAATACCGGATGTGGAAGGTCTGACAGAAAATGACCCCGAGTTGGCGCTGGCCCCTAATCTTGACGACCAAATTGTCAGTGCGCTTCAATCCGAGGTGCCCCAAGGCCGCCAAGTGGGTCTTATATCCGCCATATTTTTGATGGTGAACCGTATTCTCGGTACCGGTGTTTTTTCCACTACGTCTACCATTCTTGTACAGAGTGGCAGCGTCGGTATGAGTTTGATGTACTGGGTCATTGGTGGTATTattgcaggcgcaggcttTGCAGTTTATGCGGAGTTTGCCACGTCGATGCACCGCAACGGCGGCGAGCTCAATTACCTCCAGTTTGTGTACCAAAAACCCAAATTCATGATGGCGTCCATGTACGCCGCACAAGCATTTTTTCTTGGCCAAGCCGCAGGGaatgcaaatgcagcgGGCCAGTACTTTAttcgcgcaggcgcaggtacGACGACAGAATGGAATTCGAAAGGCATTGGTGTCGCCATCATTGCCGCAGCGTGGTTCATGCATGGGTTCATGTTGAAATGGGGGCTGCGATTCCAAAACGCACTTGGGCTGTTTAAAGTAGTGATACTGGTGCTGATTGTATTCGCCGGGTTTGCAGCATTGGCAGGCCATGTACGGATTCCCAAGCCACACAACTTTGACAACGCGTTCAGTGGAACGCGCAGCGATATCTATGGCGTTGCCTCTTGCATCTACAACGCGGTCTGGAGTTACGTGGGCTATTCAAACCTTTTTTATGCTTTGGGCGAGGTAAAGAACCCTTTGCGCACCATGAAGATTGCCGGTCCTGTTGCGTTGATTGTGCTCACCATTCTCTACGTCCTGGCGCAAGTGGCCTACTTTGCTGCCGTGCCACTCGACGATATCAAAAACAGCGAGCAAATTGTGGCAGCGCTTTTTTTTGAAAATATGTTTggccggcgcgcctcgcaaGCGCTTTCTGCGTTTGTCGCGCTCTCCGCCGTTGCGAACGTCTTTAGCGTGCTCTTTTCCCAAGGGCGTCTGAACCAAGCGCTGGGCCGCGACGGGCTACTGCCCTTTTCAAAACTATTTGCCACCAACAGACCCTTTAATACCCCTTTGGCTGGCCTTACGTGGCACGCGATTGTGACATTAATTATCAtgctggcgccgcggcaaggcgACGCATACAATTTCGTGCTGAATCTATCTTCCTACCCCCTCAATGTCGTGAATGCTGCGGTTGGACTGGGCCTGTGCATTGCATACCTGCCCAAGAATTCCGTCCTAAAACCAAACTATATGCGCGACTGGAACCCTCCGTttcgcgcgacgctcccCGTGGCACTTTTTTTCACGCTCGTGTCCATGTTCCTTGTGATCGTTCCTTGGATTTCTCCTTCAAAAGCGTCGGATTCCATATACACATCCATGTGGTATGCACTAGCGCCTGCCGTTGGACTGGGTTTctttggcggcggtgcaATATATTGGCTAATTTGGTATGTCATCCTGCCCAAACTTGGCGGGTACAAATTGGTGCATACCACAGAAATCATGTCTGATGGCACGATGATTACCGCATTTGAAAAATGCAGTCCCCGCTCCTGAGAACTTGTACCATAG harbors:
- the MUP1 gene encoding methionine permease (TransMembrane:12 (i63-84o99-121i142-160o180-201i213-233o253-277i289-312o341-360i386-407o419-440i460-482o494-520i); COG:E; EggNog:ENOG503NVPN), which encodes MPGERNGGSSISSASSLHKADAGQKIPDVEGLTENDPELALAPNLDDQIVSALQSEVPQGRQVGLISAIFLMVNRILGTGVFSTTSTILVQSGSVGMSLMYWVIGGIIAGAGFAVYAEFATSMHRNGGELNYLQFVYQKPKFMMASMYAAQAFFLGQAAGNANAAGQYFIRAGAGTTTEWNSKGIGVAIIAAAWFMHGFMLKWGLRFQNALGLFKVVILVLIVFAGFAALAGHVRIPKPHNFDNAFSGTRSDIYGVASCIYNAVWSYVGYSNLFYALGEVKNPLRTMKIAGPVALIVLTILYVLAQVAYFAAVPLDDIKNSEQIVAALFFENMFGRRASQALSAFVALSAVANVFSVLFSQGRLNQALGRDGLLPFSKLFATNRPFNTPLAGLTWHAIVTLIIMLAPRQGDAYNFVLNLSSYPLNVVNAAVGLGLCIAYLPKNSVLKPNYMRDWNPPFRATLPVALFFTLVSMFLVIVPWISPSKASDSIYTSMWYALAPAVGLGFFGGGAIYWLIWYVILPKLGGYKLVHTTEIMSDGTMITAFEKCSPRS